The following are from one region of the Corylus avellana chromosome ca1, CavTom2PMs-1.0 genome:
- the LOC132173810 gene encoding cation/H(+) antiporter 15-like — protein MGGGLNDSKHQWIVSYASKDQWIVSYTIEKLEVCYKKNITGSRGLWRAENALVNTLPQFVLQLFLIILVIRIIAFVLKPLRQPRIVAEILGGVILGSSALGATPLFRSHVFPLRSVVPLDTVANLSVVYYMFLVGLETDISIILRAGKKAYTVALAGILFSLPTGYALFHHLRPKPSIPGGDLFWATALACTNFQELARILADAKLLRSKMGRTALTSSLITDLSCWVLLVLVQAVLEKGRYIALASTIGFTLFLLFAVRPGLKWVIHRISKEDNVHNEFHVCWVLTGVILCGFISDACGAHSISGAFMLGVIMPKGELKDTLIERVEDFVSGFMMPLFYVVVGFRTNFQEIVYGISLGHALLIIGLACAPKILSTCLVSFFFKISPPDALALGLLMSTKGLLSFIVLNSGRTRKSLDAQTFTMMVVAFWLMTVVIGPILAFTYKRTRHGRQYYKRRNIQSAKQDTDFQILACLHSIRNVSGIITLLQASIATQLISPLSIFVVHLVELTGRASSMLIVHDTYDKSSSDKKPTTVTRTRTHSENVLGPFESLESKANGVFVHPLTAMSAYDSMHEDICSLAEDKRVLLIILPFHKQPTIDGGMEDSNPALRGVNQHVLANAPCSVAIFVDRGLSTSSSASKDSTHGNIGQCFAMLFIGGPDDREALAYAWRLSGNPTVRLDVVRFVVGDEQLNPTNQNDQGEDDDKEEILASPKKSDKEKQWDDEYIAEFRQSWSSNPCITYLERVANNGEETLKTIHNLNNEYDLYIIGRREGMVSPLTSGLTEWSDLPELGALGDSLVSSSFSSNVSVLIVQQHGGGGSTSRGGGSGSGGGGGGQETGNAEHEHAAGHLKVQFGHMTWQPPLKGNADKQPFVNPARGNYHEDDSDF, from the exons ATGGGCGGCGGTCTCAACGACAGCAAGCATCAGTGGATAGTATCCTACGCGAGCAAGGATCAGTGGATAGTATCCTACACAATAGAAAAGCTGGAGGTATGTTACAAGAAAAACATAACTGGAAGCAGAGGGTTGTGGCGGGCTGAAAACGCATTGGTGAATACTCTTCCTCAATTCGTCCTCCAACTATTCCTCATCATTCTTGTCATTCGCATAATTGCGTTTGTGCTAAAGCCTTTGCGCCAACCTCGTATAGTGGCTGAGATTCTC GGTGGTGTGATCCTTGGGTCATCTGCATTGGGAGCCACACCATTGTTTCGTTCCCATGTGTTCCCGTTAAGGAGCGTTGTGCCATTAGACACTGTGGCAAACTTGAGCGTGGTTTACTACATGTTCCTAGTGGGCCTAGAGACGGACATTAGCATAATACTACGCGCTGGGAAGAAGGCCTACACCGTGGCACTCGCCGGTATTCTATTTTCATTGCCTACTGGCTACGCCTTGTTTCACCATCTTCGACCTAAGCCAAGCATCCCAGGGGGTGATCTCTTCTGGGCAACCGCTCTCGCTTGCACAAACTTCCAAGAGCTGGCTCGAATCCTTGCAGATGCGAAGCTTCTTCGGTCCAAGATGGGAAGGACGGCGTTGACTTCATCCCTCATCACCGACTTGTCGTGTTGGGTTCTTCTGGTGCTGGTACAGGCAGTGCTTGAGAAGGGAAGGTATATTGCACTCGCCTCCACCATCGGCTTCacccttttccttttgtttgcAGTGCGTCCAGGCCTCAAATGGGTGATTCACCGGATATCCAAAGAAGACAACGTGCACAATGAGTTCCACGTGTGCTGGGTTCTGACAGGTGTTATCCTATGTGGATTCATTTCGGACGCTTGCGGCGCACACTCCATTTCAGGGGCTTTCATGCTGGGAGTTATCATGCCTAAAGGGGAGCTTAAAGATACGCTAATTGAGAGGGTGGAAGACTTTGTGTCCGGCTTCATGATGCCCCTCTTCTATGTAGTTGTTGGGTTCAGAACTAATTTTCAAGAGATCGTCTATGGCATCAGTCTCGGACACGCCTTGCTAATAATAGGCTTAGCTTGCGCACCTAAGATTTTGAGCACTTGCCtcgtttctttcttcttcaaaatctcACCTCCTGACGCTCTGGCTCTTGGACTACTTATGTCCACCAAAGGTTTATTGTCTTTCATTGTTCTTAACTCGGGACGGACTAGAAAG TCTTTGGACGCCCAAACGTTTACAATGATGGTGGTGGCATTTTGGCTGATGACAGTTGTGATAGGCCCTATCCTTGCATTCACTTACAAGCGCACAAGGCATGGTAGGCAATATTACAAGCGCAGGAACATACAAAGCGCAAAGCAAGACACCGATTTTCAAATCCTGGCATGCCTTCATTCCATTCGTAATGTATCCGGAATCATCACCCTCCTCCAGGCTTCCATTGCTACTCAACTAATATCCCCTCTTTCTATCTTCGTCGTCCACCTAGTTGAACTCACCGGCCGCGCTTCATCCATGCTCATTGTGCACGACACCTACGACAAGTCTTCTTCAGACAAGAAGCCTACTACTGTTACTCGCACAAGAACCCATTCCGAGAACGTTTTGGGTCCCTTTGAAAGCTTGGAAAGCAAAGCCAATGGCGTCTTCGTCCACCCTCTCACCGCCATGTCCGCTTATGACTCTATGCACGAAGACATTTGCAGCCTTGCGGAGGACAAGCGTGTCCTCCTCATTATCCTTCCCTTCCACAAACAACCCACCATCGACGGCGGAATGGAGGATTCCAACCCTGCTCTTAGAGGAGTCAACCAACACGTGTTGGCAAATGCACCGTGCTCAGTTGCTATCTTTGTGGACCGTGGACTCAGCACGTCGTCGTCGGCCAGCAAAGATTCCACCCATg gTAACATTGGACAATGCTTTGCCATGCTCTTCATTGGCGGCCCGGATGACCGCGAGGCATTAGCTTATGCGTGGAGGTTGTCGGGGAACCCAACAGTGAGGTTAGACGTAGTGCGGTTTGTTGTGGGTGATGAGCAATTGAACCCAACAAATCAAAACGACCAAGGAGAAGACGACGATAAGGAAGAGATTTTAGCAAGCCCAAAGAAGAGTGACAAAGAAAAGCAGTGGGACGATGAGTACATAGCGGAGTTTAGGCAAAGTTGGAGTAGCAACCCTTGTATTACATATTTGGAGAGGGTGGCGAATAATGGGGAAGAAACTCTGAAAACGatacataatttaaataatgaaTACGATCTATACATAATAGGAAGAAGGGAAGGAATGGTGTCACCATTGACATCAGGTTTGACGGAGTGGAGTGACTTACCAGAGCTTGGAGCTTTAGGGGACTCATTGGTGTCTTCCAGCTTTTCATCAAATGTATCGGTCCTCATAGTGCAGCAACATGGTGGTGGTGGGAGTACTAGTCGTGGCGGTGGCAGTGGTagtggtggaggaggaggaggtcaGGAAACGGGGAATGCTGAACATGAGCACGCTGCAGGTCATCTTAAGGTGCAATTTGGGCACATGACATGGCAGCCACCGTTGAAGGGTAACGCTGATAAGCAACCCTTTGTGAATCCTGCACGTGGCAATTATCATGAGGATGACAGTGATTTTTGA
- the LOC132173818 gene encoding cation/H(+) antiporter 15-like, translated as MAKDEWIVIETIDKFEACYRKNITGSRGLWRAENALIASLPQFILQLFLIILIIRIVALLLKPLRQPRIMAEILGGVILGRSGLGASMLFLSYVFPLKSLVALETIANLSVVYYMFLVGLETDVSLILRAGKKAYSVAFAGIIISFPVGYGLFQFLRPHPNIPGSGLFWAAGLACTNFQELARILAEVKLLRSKVGRTALTASMISDLSCWVFLVLTQAVLEKGREIALGSTLGFMLFLVFAVHPALKWVINRISKEDNFNEFHVCCVLTGVILCGFISDACGAHSIAGAFMLGVIMPKGELKDILIEKVEDFVSGFMMPLFFIIIGIRTNISEIAYGISFGRTLLIILLACLPKLLSTWLISLFFRMSTLDALALGLLMSTKGLLAFIILNSGRTKKALDNQTFSILVVTFWLMTLVIGPILTCIYKRTRHGRQSKRRNIQSARQDSEFLILACVHSMRNVSGIITLIQASIANQLSPVSIFVVHLVELAGRASSMLIVHDTYGMFSDKINGNSTTSTSTNSTAARTRAHPDSVLGAFKSLETKGNNGVTVHPLTAMSAYDSMHEDICSLAEDKRVLLILLPFHKQPTIDGGMEDSNPVLRGVNQNVLANASCSVGIFVDRGLSTSATSRESNHGNNIGLHFAMLFIGGRDDREALAYAWRLLGNTSMRLDIIRFVLGDDHLNPIDHNHQGDHNDDKEEILATPKDNDKEKQLDDEYIADFIQSSSSNPSIRYIEKVANNGEETLKVISNLEHEYDLYIVGRREGMVSPLTSGLTEWSDFPELGALGDTLVSSSFSSDVSVLIIQQEVGGDGGGGTIRGGGGIGGGGERGGGGGEETENNEREHTGKLKEQFGHMTWEPPPKDNTDKEPFVHRPEGDYDHHEDDDDF; from the exons ATGGCGAAAGATGAGTGGATAGTAATCGAAACAATAGATAAGTTCGAGGCATGTTACAGGAAAAACATAACCGGAAGCAGAGGCCTATGGCGAGCTGAAAACGCCTTGATTGCTTCTCTCCCTCAATTCATCCTCCAACTATTCCTCATCATTCTTATCATTCGCATTGTCGCGCTCCTCCTAAAGCCTTTGCGTCAACCTCGTATAATGGCTGAGATTCTT gGTGGTGTGATACTGGGGCGTTCTGGATTGGGAGCCTCAATGTTGTTTCTATCTTATGTGTTTCCTTTAAAGAGCCTTGTTGCATTAGAGACGATTGCAAACTTGAGCGTGGTTTACTACATGTTCCTTGTGGGCCTAGAGACGGACGTTAGCCTAATACTACGTGCTGGGAAGAAGGCCTACAGTGTGGCCTTCGCCGGTATTATAATTTCATTTCCTGTTGGGTACGGCCTGTTTCAATTTCTCCGACCACATCCAAACATCCCAGGGAGCGGTCTTTTCTGGGCCGCCGGTCTGGCCTGCACCAACTTCCAAGAGCTGGCTCGAATCCTTGCAGAAGTGAAGCTTCTCCGGTCCAAGGTGGGACGGACGGCCTTGACTGCATCCATGATCAGCGACTTGTCGTGTTGGGTTTTCCTGGTGCTTACACAGGCGGTGCTGGAGAAGGGAAGGGAGATTGCACTGGGCTCCACCTTGGGGTTCATGCTTTTCCTTGTGTTTGCGGTGCATCCAGCTCTAAAATGGGTGATTAACCGGATATCAAAAGAAGACAACTTCAATGAGTTCCACGTTTGCTGTGTTCTGACAGGGGTAATCCTTTGTGGATTCATCTCGGATGCATGCGGCGCACACTCCATTGCTGGGGCTTTCATGTTGGGAGTAATCATGCCTAAAGGGGAGCTTAAAGATATACTAATTGAGAAGGTGGAGGACTTTGTGTCCGGGTTCATGATGCCTCTCTTCTTCATAATTATTGGGATCAGAACCAATATTTCAGAAATTGCCTATGGTATCAGTTTCGGACGCACCTTGCTAATAATACTCTTAGCTTGCTTACCCAAGCTTTTGAGCACTTGGctcatttctctatttttcagAATGTCAACTCTCGACGCTCTGGCTCTTGGCCTACTTATGTCCACCAAAGGCTTATTAGCTTTTATTATTCTTAACTCAGGACggactaaaaag gctttggACAACCAAACGTTTTCAATCTTGGTGGTGACATTCTGGTTGATGACGCTTGTGATAGGGCCCATCTTGACATGCATTTACAAGCGCACAAGGCATGGCAGGCAAAGCAAGCGCAGGAACATACAAAGTGCAAGGCAAGACAGCGAGTTTCTAATCCTTGCATGCGTTCATTCCATGCGCAATGTATCCGGAATCATCACCCTCATCCAGGCTTCCATTGCCAATCAACTATCCCCGGTCTCTATCTTCGTTGTCCATCTAGTCGAACTCGCTGGCCGAGCTTCATCCATGCTCATTGTGCACGACACCTATGGCATGTTTTCAGACAAGATTAATGGTAATAGTACTACTAGTACTAGTACTAATAGTACTGCTGCGCGCACAAGGGCTCATCCCGACAGCGTTTTGGGTGCCTTTAAGAGCTTGGAAACCAAAGGCAATAATGGTGTCACCGTCCACCCTCTCACCGCCATGTCCGCTTATGACTCAATGCACGAAGACATTTGTAGCCTTGCCGAGGACAAGCGTGTGCTCCTCATACTCCTTCCCTTCCACAAACAACCCACCATCGATGGTGGAATGGAAGATTCCAACCCTGTCTTGAGAGGAGTCAACCAAAACGTGTTGGCAAATGCATCATGCTCAGTTGGTATCTTTGTGGACCGTGGACTCAGCACATCAGCGACGAGCCGGGAGTCCAACCATG GTAACAATATTGGACTGCACTTCGCCATGCTCTTCATTGGGGGCCGGGACGACCGTGAGGCATTGGCTTATGCATGGAGGCTGCTAGGGAACACATCTATGAGGTTAGACATTATACGATTTGTTCTAGGTGATGACCATTTGAACCCAATAGATCACAACCACCAAGGAGACCACAACGACGACAAGGAAGAGATTTTAGCAACCCCAAAGGACAATGACAAAGAAAAGCAGCTGGATGATGAGTACATCGCGGACTTCATTCAAAGTTCGAGTAGCAACCCCTCGATTAGATATATAGAGAAGGTGGCGAATAATGGGGAAGAAACTCTAAAAGTGATATCTAATTTGGAGCACGAATATGATCTATACATAGTAGGAAGAAGGGAAGGAATGGTGTCACCATTGACATCGGGTTTGACTGAGTGGAGTGACTTCCCGGAGCTTGGAGCTTTAGGGGACACATTGGTGTCTTCCAGCTTTTCATCAGATGTATCGGTCCTCATAATACAACAAGAAGTTGGTGGTGATGGTGGCGGTGGTACTATTCGTGGTGGCGGTGGCATTGGAGGTGGTggagaaagaggaggaggaggaggagaggaaACGGAAAACAATGAACGTGAGCACACTGGAAAACTTAAGGAGCAATTTGGGCACATGACATGGGAGCCACCTCCAAAGGATAACACGGATAAGGAACCCTTTGTGCACCGTCCAGAGGGCGATTATGATCATCATGAGGACGACGATGATTTTTGA
- the LOC132190015 gene encoding hypothetical protein At1g04090, whose translation MFNLSLKVSALMGNCLTLPSAAAKINLSKKSKALPIETMFKLPSPIPVWPKGDGFASGIIDLGGLQVCQISSLNRVWATHEGGPDDLGATFFEPSRVPEGFFMLGCYSQPNNTPFFGWVLVGKDGGSGSGSGSGGALKKPLDYTLIWSSESLKIKQDGNGYVWLPIPPDGYKAIGHIVTNSPQKPSPDKIMCVRSDLTDQSDADSWIWSPGKASDANGFNVYSVRPSTRGTKALGVSVGTFVAQIGGVASPLSIACLKNTKSSLSCMPNLKQIEALIQAYSPWVYFHGDDEYLPSSVNWFFGNGAVLYKKGEESKPVSIEPNGLNLPQGGPNDGAYWLDLPVDEGAKERVKKGDLGNTQVYVHVKPMMGATFTDIAIWIFYPFNGPARAKVEFVNVPLGKIGEHVGDWEHVTLRISNFNGELRRVYFSEHSGGTWVDASELEFQNANKAVAYASLHGHAFYAKPGLVLQGSGGIGIRNDTEKSKILMDTGVSFSLVSAEYLGSAITEPPWLNYNREWGPKITYDTAAEFKKVEKALPGPLKSAFERFVKSLPDEVLGEEGPTGPKMKNNWSGDES comes from the exons atgttcaaTCTTTCTCTCAAGGTCTCAGCATTAATGGGGAATTGTCTTACCCTTCCATCTGCAGCAGCCAAGATTAATCTGTCCAAGAAGAGCAAGGCTCTGCCCATTGAAACCATGTTCAAGCTCCCCTCTCCAATACCAGTTTGGCCAAAGG GTGATGGATTTGCAAGTGGAATCATCGATCTGGGAGGATTACAAGTGTGTCAGATATCATCTTTAAACAGAGTTTGGGCAACCCATGAAGGTGGCCCCGATGACCTTGGTGCTACTTTTTTCGAACCCTCACGGGTGCCTGAAGGCTTCTTTATGCTGGGCTGCTACAGCCAACCCAACAACACGCCCTTCTTCGGATGGGTTCTTGTAGGGAAAGATGGTGGCTCTGGCTCAGGTTCAGGCTCAGGTGGAGCTCTAAAGAAGCCACTTGATTACACTCTTATTTGGAGCAGTGAGTCTTTGAAAATCAAGCAAGATGGCAATGGCTACGTGTGGTTGCCAATACCCCCTGATGGCTACAAAGCCATAGGCCACATTGTCACAAACTCCCCTCAAAAGCCGTCTCCAGATAAAATCATGTGCGTTCGATCTGACCTCACCGACCAGTCTGATGCTGACTCGTGGATCTGGAGTCCAG gTAAAGCGAGCGATGCAAATGGGTTCAACGTGTATAGTGTGAGACCCAGCACAAGGGGGACCAAAGCTTTGGGTGTATCAGTGGGTACTTTTGTGGCCCAAATTGGTGGGGTGGCCTCTCCTCTGTCTATAGCTTGTTTGAAGAACACCAAGTCCAGTTTATCTTGTATGCCAAATCTAAAGCAGATTGAGGCACTAATTCAAGCCTACTCTCCATGGGTGTACTTCCATGGGGATGACGAGTACCTTCCTTCTTCAGTGAACTGGTTTTTTGGGAATGGTGCAGTATTATACAAGAAGGGTGAAGAGTCAAAACCTGTTTCAATAGAACCCAATGGCTTGAACCTTCCCCAGGGTGGCCCAAACGACGGTGCCTATTGGTTGGACCTGCCTGTGGATGAAGGGGCCAAAGAGAGAGTCAAGAAAGGAGATTTAGGGAACACCCAGGTTTATGTACATGTGAAACCCATGATGGGTGCAACATTCACAGATATAGCCATATGGATCTTCTATCCATTCAATGGGCCTGCCAGGGCTAAGGTTGAGTTTGTCAATGTCCCATTAGGGAAGATAGGTGAACATGTGGGTGATTGGGAGCATGTGACCTTAAGAATAAGCAATTTCAATGGGGAGCTGAGAAGGGTTTACTTTTCAGAACACAGTGGGGGAACATGGGTGGACGCCTCGGAGCTTGAGTTTCAGAATGCTAACAAAGCTGTGGCCTATGCATCCTTGCATGGACATGCTTTCTATGCAAAGCCAGGACTTGTTCTGCAAGGGAGTGGGGGAATAGGAATAAGGAACGATACTGAAAAGAGTAAGATTTTGATGGATACTGGGGTGAGTTTTTCATTGGTCTCAGCAGAGTATTTGGGGTCAGCTATTACTGAGCCACCTTGGCTGAACTATAACAGGGAATGGGGTCCAAAAATTACTTATGACACAGCGGCGGAGTTTAAAAAGGTGGAGAAAGCATTGCCTGGACCCCTTAAATCTGCTTTTGAGAGATTTGTCAAGAGCCTACCAGATGAAGTACTGGGGGAGGAAGGGCCTACAGGTCCCAAGATGAAGAACAATTGGAGTGGAGATGAATCATGA
- the LOC132167497 gene encoding beta-hexosaminidase 2, producing MQSMLLIICAAFWFLVIPISSETNVWVWPKPRTFSWPTPQATLLSPAFTIAAPNHTHLSAAVKRYLHLVHTEHHSPLVTPSVNLTPSYDPLQTLFVAVSDLAAPLHHGVNESYTLAIPLSGPANLTAETVWGAMRGLETFSQLVWGDPSRVAVGVYVWDAPLFAHRGILLDTSRNYYPVEDIVRTIGAMSANKLNLFHWHITDSHSFPLVVPSEPDLAAKGSYGPHMQYSPDDVTRIVQFGLEHGVRVLPEIDSPGHTGSWAEAYPEIVTCANMFWWPAGSKWKDRLASEPGTGHLNPLNPMTYQVLKRVINDVTTLFPEPFFHSGSDEIIPGCWKADPTIQSFLSNGGTLSQLLEMFVNSTLPYILSLNRTVVYWEDVLLDDNVKVPTTALPREHVILQTWNNGHNNTKRIVSSGYRAIVSSSDFYYLDCGHGGFLGNDSQFDEQEGDNSGNGGSWCGPFKTWQTIYNYDITYGLSEEEAKLVLGGEVALWSEQADPTVLDARIWPRASAMAETLWSGNRDDQTGLKRYAEAMDRLNEWRYRMVRRGIRAEPLQPLWCVRNPGMCNTVQPFVS from the exons ATGCAATCAATGCTACTCATTATATGTGCAGCATTCTGGTTCTTGGTCATCCCAATCTCATCCGAAACAAACGTGTGGGTGTGGCCAAAACCGCGTACCTTTTCATGGCCCACACCCCAGGCCACGCTTCTCTCCCCCGCCTTCACCATCGCTGCTCCCAACCACACACACCTCTCCGCAGCCGTCAAACGCTACCTCCACCTCGTCCACACCGAGCACCACTCTCCCCTTGTCACCCCCTCCGTCAATCTCACGCCCTCCTACGATCCCTTGCAGACCCTTTTCGTCGCAGTCTCCGACCTCGCAGCCCCACTCCACCATGGAGTCAACGAGTCCTACACTCTCGCAATTCCCCTATCAGGGCCAGCCAACCTGACGGCTGAGACCGTGTGGGGCGCCATGAGAGGCCTCGAGACGTTCTCGCAGCTCGTTTGGGGCGACCCTTCACGCGTGGCAGTTGGGGTCTACGTTTGGGACGCTCCACTCTTTGCGCACCGGGGGATTCTGTTGGATACTTCTAGGAATTACTACCCTGTGGAGGACATAGTGAGGACGATCGGGGCGATGAGTGCCAACAAGCTAAACCTGTTCCATTGGCACATCACCGATTCGCACTCGTTCCCGCTGGTGGTGCCGTCGGAGCCTGATCTGGCGGCTAAGGGCTCTTACGGCCCTCATATGCAGTACTCTCCCGATGATGTCACCAGGATTGTGCAGTTTGGTTTGGAGCACGGGGTTAGGGTTCTTCCAGAGATCGACTCGCCTG GCCATACGGGATCATGGGCGGAAGCCTACCCCGAGATTGTGACATGTGCAAACATGTTCTGGTGGCCAGCAGGAAGCAAGTGGAAAGACCGGCTTGCCTCTGAACCTGGAACTGGCCATCTGAACCCCTTGAACCCCATGACCTACCAAGTGCTGAAAAGAGTCATTAACGACGTGACCACCTTATTCCCAGAGCCATTCTTCCACTCTGGATCAGATGAGATCATCCCCGGTTGTTGGAAAGCCGATCCAACCATCCAATCCTTCCTATCAAATGGCGGAACTCTGAGTCAGCTCCTTGAGATGTTTGTCAACTCAACTCTCCCTTATATTCTATCCCTTAACCGAACCGTGGTGTATTGGGAAGATGTTCTGTTGGATGACAATGTCAAGGTGCCAACTACAGCTCTTCCCAGAGAGCATGTCATCTTACAAACATGGAACAATGGCCATAATAATACCAAACGGATTGTTTCTTCTGGATACCGGGCCATAGTGTCATCCTCTGATTTCTATTATCTCGATTGTGGGCACGGTGGCTTTCTAGGGAATGACAGTCAATTTGATGAACAAGAAGGAGATAACTCAGGAAATGGTGGCTCATGGTGTGGACCTTTCAAAACATGGCAAACCATATATAACTACGATATAACATATGGGTTGAGCGAGGAGGAAGCCAAGCTGGTGTTAGGTGGGGAGGTGGCACTGTGGTCCGAGCAAGCTGACCCTACGGTTTTAGATGCAAGAATTTGGCCGAGAGCTTCAGCAATGGCAGAGACACTGTGGTCTGGTAACCGGGATGATCAGACAGGATTGAAGAGGTATGCGGAGGCAATGGACAGGTTGAACGAGTGGAGGTATAGAATGGTGCGAAGAGGTATTAGAGCTGAACCCCTTCAGCCACTTTGGTGCGTTAGGAACCCTGGCATGTGCAACACAGTTCAACCCTTTGTTAGCTAG
- the LOC132167486 gene encoding probable inactive heme oxygenase 2, chloroplastic, with amino-acid sequence MSLMGTTTLRHPHHHLLARLSVPIPLSLRIPGNMMNQYKRKEIRNGRALIQCCSDSATASTSSPSSPAPENAPPVIRRRKRYRRQYPGESKGITEEMRFVAMRLRNANNQDPSSEDDKEEEGNDDVGGVMWQPIMDGFLKYLVDSKLVFNTVERIVDESNHVAYAYFRKTGLERSEGLGKDLEWLSQQGFVIPKPGSPGVSYAKYLEELAEKSAPLFLCHFYNIYFAHVAGGQVIARQASEKLLEGRELEFYRWEGDVPELMKDVREKLNMLGEHWIRDEKNKCLKETTKSFRFLGQIVRLIIL; translated from the exons ATGTCGTTGATGGGGACAACAACCCTGCgacatcctcatcatcatcttcttgcaCGGCTTTCAGTTCCAATTCCACTGTCGTTGAGAATTCCTGGGAACATGATGAATCAGTATAAGAGGAAGGAGATACGGAATGGAAGAGCCCTAATCCAGTGTTGCTCCGACTCTGCCACGGCGTCCACATCGTCTCCTTCTTCACCGGCTCCGGAGAATGCTCCACCGGTGataaggaggaggaagaggtaCAGGAGGCAGTACCCGGGAGAGAGCAAAGGCATCACCGAGGAGATGAGGTTCGTTGCCATGAGACTCCGAAACGCTAACAACCAAGACCCATCCAGTGAAGACGATAAGGAAGAGGAGGGTAACGATGATGTTGGTGGAGTGATGTGGCAGCCCATCATGGACGGGTTCCTCAAGTACTTAGTTGATAGCAAGCTCGTATTCAACACTGTGGAGCGCATTGTCGACGAATCCAACCACGTTGCCT ATGCCTATTTCAGAAAAACCGGATTGGAACGATCAGAAGGTCTTGGGAAAGATCTAGAGTGGCTTAGCCAACAGGGTTTTGTAATTCCAAAACCTGGCAGTCCGGGAGTTTCTTATGCCAAGTATTTGGAGGAGCTTGCAGAGAAGAGTGCCCCGTTGTTCCTGTGCCATTTCtacaatatatattttgcacATGTAGCAGGAGGTCAAGTCATAGCAAGACAG GCTTCTGAGAAGCTCTTAGAAGGAAGGGAATTGGAGTTTTACAGATGGGAAGGGGATGTGCCAGAGTTGATGAAAGATGTTCGTGAGAAGCTCAACATGCTTGGAGAG CACTGGATACGTGATGAGAAAAACAAATGCCTAAAAGAAACCACAAAGTCATTTCGGTTTTTGGGCCAAATTGTCCGCTTGATCATCTTATGA
- the LOC132167488 gene encoding uncharacterized protein LOC132167488: MSKRQGPPKHQNSFAWKPNAGVKINETEVGGKLRPYSEITGVCPRCKEQIDWKRRYGKYKRLTEPAKCQRCSKRAVRQAYHNLCTGCAKEQGVCAKCCSRVDRIVGRDSSEVEAEQKLLEEAVKNARERDRRSLLRAMNKGKSKSSEKTPTDKEDKVGELFPAASLEEYAEQSRNDNGDDDDNDDEDLILS; this comes from the exons ATGAGCAAGAGGCAAGGCCCGCCCAAGCACCAAAACAGTTTCGCTTGGAAACCCAACGCCGGCGTCAAGATCAACGAAACG GAAGTTGGGGGAAAGCTCAGGCCGTACTCCGAGATTACGGGAGTGTGCCCCCGTTGTAAAGAACAGATCGACTGGAAACGCCGTTACGGAAAGTACAAGCGCCTTACCGAGCCTGccaaatg TCAGCGATGTTCGAAACGCGCCGTTCGTCAGGCGTACCATAATCTCTGTACCG GTTGTGCTAAGGAGCAGGGTGTATGCGCAAAGTGTTGTTCCCGTGTGGATCGTATAGTCGGAAG AGATTCTTCGGAAGTAGAGGCTGAGCAAAAGTTGCTTGAGGAG GCAGTCAAGAATGCTCGAGAAAGGGACCGAAGGTCTCTGCTACGTGCA ATGAACAAAGGTAAATCTAAAAGTTCGGAGAAAACACCAACCGACAAAGAAGACAAGGTTGGGGAGTTATTTCCCGCTGCATCACTTGAGGAATATGCTGAGCAAAGCAGGAATGATAATGGTGATGATGACGACAATGACGATGAGGACCTAATTTTGAGTTGA